From Flavobacterium arcticum, the proteins below share one genomic window:
- a CDS encoding BspA family leucine-rich repeat surface protein translates to MKKNYLLFIFSFIAYFANAQAPFITTWQVQDDNLTIYVPILEDDAIPDSYTIDFGDGNVLTNQSSTTSHTYTSEGIYTVTISGDFSRIRFYQGNENSYSNEILTIEQWGDIQWTNMENAFYDCTNLTIAATDIPDLSQVTDMGSMFYNCHSLNQPLNDWDVSNVTDMYGVFYNASSFNQPLNNWDVSNVTNMWRMFKEASSFNQPLNNWDVSSVTNMSSMFWEASSFDQPLNNWEVSSVTNMGNMFYKASSFNQPLNNWEVSSVIDMSGMFSRATSFNQSLNNWDVSNVTNMMVMFSGATSFNGSLNDWDVSNVIYISLMFEEATSFNQPLDSWDVSNMTNLSSMFWEAQAFNQPLNDWDVSNVTNMSSMFSGSGIYEMSFNQPLNDWDVSNVTNINRMFEGATSFNRPLDSWDVSNVTNMTRMFYNATSFNQDISNWTYNLNVDLSNMLKDSDLNVDNYDALLNQFAQLALENKNIGANGLEYCDFGVRDYLINELGWEISGDSLSEDCDNNTLSGTVLFDDDNNGCDTDDIAAVHLMVNANNGTYNYATTINSDGTYNLNLLEGTYDVTLLNIPDYFTVSTDTDTVNFTGSDLTEDLSFCLTATEMIEDLKVTLLPITEARPGFEAQYQLIVENMGTQTVANATVAMIFDDAMQTFVTATPTATAVTINQLTFTIENLLPLENRVIDITMQIFTPPTVNGGDIANITATIIPNANDNVPYDNTSALKQEIVNSFDPNDKRVVQGEQITIDQTGHYLDYIIRFQNTGSASAIAVRVEDDLHEKLDWTTFKPISSSHDYRVEITDGSHVEFIFENINLPHENADAEGSNGFIAYKIKPVADIAVGDIISGDAEIYFDYNLPIITNDATTEVILPLTDPQDFFITTWQVTSNDLAIEFPIVEDDDIPDSYTIDFGDGTVLTGQSGTATHTYSGEGIYTVTLSGDFSRVVFGNLLVSNSSKLLTIEQWGDTQWTSMELAFRFCINLSLNATDVPDLSMATTTEGMFLNCQSLNQPLNNWDVSSITDMSYMFNSASSLNQPLNDWNISNVTDMSGMFNGASDFDQPLNDWDVSSVTNMSKMFNGALDFNQSLNDWDVSSVTDMSGMFELTISFNQPLNNWSVANVTDMSEMFNEAGDFNQSLNDWDVSSVTDMSYMFNQAGSFNQPLNNWDVSNVTNMVFMFGRAYNFNQPLSNWNVSNVTNMSEMFYMSEAFNQSLNDWDVSNVTTLEGMFRETAAFNQPLNNWDVSSVINMIAMFFEASSFNQSINNWDVSNVKDMSYMFTRAYMFNQDLSDWTFNNNIKFTYFGSPGHFLDDTDLNIDNYDALLNRFVELGLENKTIGVDGLEYCDIETHNELVDNKGWTFVGDSVAEDCTANTEIFVNNQIVVYPNPVTDFVYIQSYNLTVEEVIIYDLQGSQLIATKQNLETINTANLSAGIYLLYIKTNKGLAKYKLVKN, encoded by the coding sequence ATGAAAAAGAATTACTTATTATTTATTTTTTCTTTTATAGCCTACTTTGCTAATGCCCAAGCACCTTTTATAACTACTTGGCAAGTGCAAGATGATAATTTAACTATTTATGTTCCAATATTAGAAGATGATGCTATACCTGATAGTTATACTATTGACTTTGGAGATGGTAATGTATTAACCAATCAGTCAAGTACAACTTCTCATACTTATACTAGCGAAGGGATTTATACAGTAACTATTTCAGGAGATTTTAGCAGAATAAGATTTTACCAAGGTAATGAGAATTCTTATTCTAATGAAATTTTGACAATAGAGCAATGGGGCGATATACAATGGACTAATATGGAAAACGCTTTTTACGACTGTACTAACCTAACCATTGCAGCTACAGATATACCTGATTTAAGCCAAGTAACTGATATGGGTTCTATGTTTTATAACTGCCACTCTCTTAACCAGCCTTTAAATGATTGGGATGTCTCTAATGTGACAGATATGTATGGTGTGTTTTATAATGCTAGTTCCTTTAATCAACCCTTAAACAATTGGGATGTTTCTAATGTTACTAACATGTGGCGTATGTTTAAAGAAGCTAGTTCTTTTAATCAGCCTTTAAACAATTGGGATGTATCTAGTGTGACCAATATGTCAAGTATGTTTTGGGAAGCAAGTTCCTTTGATCAACCCTTAAATAATTGGGAGGTTTCTAGTGTAACTAATATGGGGAATATGTTTTATAAAGCAAGTTCCTTTAATCAACCCTTAAATAATTGGGAGGTTTCTAGTGTGATTGATATGTCAGGTATGTTTTCTAGAGCGACTTCTTTTAATCAATCCTTAAATAATTGGGATGTTTCTAATGTAACTAATATGATGGTGATGTTTTCAGGAGCAACTTCTTTTAATGGATCTTTAAATGATTGGGATGTGTCAAATGTAATTTATATAAGCCTTATGTTTGAGGAAGCAACTTCTTTTAATCAACCTTTGGATAGTTGGGATGTTTCTAATATGACTAATCTGTCAAGTATGTTTTGGGAAGCACAAGCTTTTAATCAGCCTTTAAATGATTGGGACGTGTCTAATGTAACTAATATGTCAAGTATGTTTTCTGGCTCGGGTATTTATGAAATGTCTTTTAATCAACCTTTAAATGATTGGGATGTTTCTAATGTAACTAATATAAATAGGATGTTTGAGGGGGCAACTTCTTTTAATCGACCTTTGGATAGTTGGGATGTTTCTAATGTAACTAATATGACAAGAATGTTTTATAATGCGACTAGTTTCAATCAAGATATTTCAAACTGGACCTATAATCTGAATGTAGACTTGTCTAATATGCTTAAGGATAGTGATTTAAATGTTGATAATTATGATGCACTATTAAATCAATTTGCTCAGTTAGCTTTAGAAAACAAGAATATTGGTGCAAATGGATTAGAATATTGTGATTTTGGAGTACGTGACTATTTGATTAATGAATTAGGATGGGAAATTTCAGGAGATAGCTTAAGTGAAGATTGTGATAATAATACTCTTTCAGGAACAGTTCTTTTTGATGACGATAATAATGGCTGTGATACTGACGATATTGCTGCAGTCCATCTTATGGTTAATGCTAATAACGGAACATACAACTACGCTACAACCATTAATAGTGATGGAACATATAATTTAAATCTTCTTGAGGGTACTTATGATGTTACCCTATTAAATATACCTGACTATTTTACAGTTTCAACTGATACAGATACCGTTAACTTTACAGGTTCTGATCTTACCGAAGACTTAAGTTTCTGTTTAACTGCTACAGAAATGATCGAAGATTTAAAGGTAACCTTGTTACCTATTACAGAAGCCCGCCCAGGCTTTGAAGCCCAATATCAATTGATTGTAGAAAACATGGGGACACAAACTGTAGCCAATGCAACAGTTGCTATGATTTTCGATGATGCTATGCAAACTTTTGTAACAGCAACTCCAACAGCTACAGCGGTAACAATTAATCAGCTGACATTTACTATTGAAAATCTGCTTCCGCTTGAAAATAGGGTAATCGATATTACTATGCAGATTTTTACACCGCCTACGGTAAACGGTGGGGATATAGCTAATATTACGGCTACTATTATACCAAATGCTAATGATAATGTACCATATGATAATACATCTGCTTTAAAACAAGAAATAGTAAATTCATTTGACCCTAATGATAAACGAGTAGTACAAGGCGAACAAATTACAATTGACCAAACCGGCCATTATTTGGACTATATTATAAGATTTCAAAATACAGGTTCGGCAAGTGCTATTGCCGTAAGAGTAGAAGATGACCTGCACGAAAAGTTAGACTGGACTACTTTTAAGCCTATAAGTTCAAGTCATGACTATCGTGTAGAAATTACCGATGGTAGCCATGTTGAATTTATCTTTGAAAATATTAACTTACCTCATGAAAACGCTGATGCTGAGGGGAGCAATGGATTTATAGCTTATAAAATAAAACCAGTCGCCGATATCGCTGTAGGTGATATAATAAGTGGAGATGCAGAGATATACTTCGATTATAACCTACCTATCATCACTAACGATGCTACTACCGAAGTAATACTACCGCTTACTGATCCTCAAGATTTTTTTATTACTACTTGGCAGGTTACAAGTAATGATTTAGCTATCGAGTTTCCGATAGTAGAAGATGATGATATACCGGATAGCTATACTATTGATTTTGGAGATGGTACTGTATTAACCGGTCAATCAGGCACAGCTACTCACACCTATTCCGGTGAAGGGATTTATACAGTAACTCTTTCAGGAGATTTTAGCAGAGTAGTTTTTGGGAATTTATTAGTAAGTAATAGTTCAAAATTATTAACAATAGAACAATGGGGCGATACACAATGGACAAGCATGGAATTGGCTTTTCGTTTTTGTATTAATTTGAGTTTAAATGCGACTGATGTTCCTGATTTGAGTATGGCTACGACCACTGAAGGGATGTTTTTGAACTGTCAATCTCTTAATCAACCCCTCAATAATTGGGACGTGTCCAGTATAACAGATATGTCATATATGTTTAATTCGGCAAGTTCTTTAAATCAGCCTTTAAATGATTGGAATATTTCTAATGTAACCGATATGTCAGGTATGTTTAATGGAGCAAGTGATTTTGATCAACCATTAAATGACTGGGATGTTTCGAGTGTAACAAATATGTCGAAAATGTTTAATGGAGCACTTGATTTTAATCAATCTTTAAATGACTGGGATGTTTCTAGCGTAACAGATATGTCAGGTATGTTTGAGTTAACTATTTCCTTTAACCAACCTTTAAATAACTGGAGTGTTGCTAATGTAACCGATATGTCGGAAATGTTTAATGAAGCTGGGGATTTTAATCAATCTTTAAATGACTGGGATGTTTCGAGTGTAACAGATATGTCATATATGTTTAATCAAGCAGGTAGTTTTAATCAGCCTTTGAATAATTGGGATGTTTCTAATGTGACCAATATGGTGTTTATGTTTGGTAGGGCCTATAATTTTAATCAACCTTTGAGTAATTGGAATGTTTCTAATGTAACAAATATGTCAGAAATGTTTTATATGTCAGAAGCTTTTAATCAATCTCTGAATGATTGGGACGTGTCTAATGTTACTACTTTAGAGGGGATGTTTAGAGAAACAGCTGCTTTTAATCAGCCTTTAAATAACTGGGATGTTTCAAGTGTAATTAATATGATAGCAATGTTTTTTGAAGCATCTTCGTTTAATCAGTCTATAAATAATTGGGATGTTTCAAATGTGAAAGATATGTCATATATGTTTACAAGAGCCTATATGTTCAATCAAGATCTATCCGACTGGACTTTTAATAATAATATAAAGTTTACTTATTTTGGTTCACCGGGTCACTTTTTAGATGATACGGACTTAAATATTGATAATTATGATGCGTTATTAAATCGATTTGTAGAGTTAGGCTTAGAGAATAAGACAATAGGAGTTGATGGGTTAGAGTATTGTGATATAGAGACCCATAATGAATTAGTTGATAATAAAGGTTGGACTTTTGTAGGAGATAGTGTGGCTGAAGATTGTACGGCTAATACAGAAATTTTTGTAAATAATCAGATAGTAGTATACCCTAATCCTGTAACAGATTTCGTTTATATACAATCGTATAACTTAACAGTAGAAGAAGTGATTATATATGACCTACAAGGAAGTCAACTTATTGCTACTAAACAAAACTTAGAAACCATTAACACGGCTAATCTAAGTGCAGGGATATACCTACTATACATAAAGACAAACAAAGGGTTAGCGAAATATAAACTAGTAAAAAATTAA
- a CDS encoding M90 family metallopeptidase — protein sequence MEFYISLGAFLLLGVYIYKNTKRQTVQPFPAAWHNLLLDNVIYYRKLPKDKQIVFQQRIMKFLSEVYIDGVELEITDLDKILIASSAVIPVFGFDDWHYNNLSGVLLYPDYFNKDLDFADTAESRNIGGLVGNGRFENKMILSRKALHHGFMNTTDKNNTGIHEFVHLIDKMDGSIDGVPKILLTHQYAIPWLNIIHEKMEAINNDKSDIREYGGTKQAEFFAVASEYFFERPDLLKRKHPKLYKMMMDCFSLKK from the coding sequence ATGGAATTCTATATATCATTAGGAGCATTCCTGCTCTTAGGAGTTTATATTTATAAAAACACAAAACGTCAAACTGTACAACCTTTTCCAGCAGCTTGGCATAACCTGCTACTCGACAACGTAATTTACTACCGTAAGCTACCAAAAGATAAACAAATTGTATTCCAGCAGCGTATTATGAAATTTCTCAGTGAAGTTTATATTGATGGTGTAGAACTCGAAATAACCGACCTAGATAAAATACTAATTGCATCTAGTGCCGTAATTCCTGTTTTTGGTTTCGATGACTGGCATTATAATAATTTAAGTGGTGTTTTATTATATCCTGATTATTTTAATAAAGACCTTGATTTTGCTGATACTGCCGAATCACGAAATATTGGTGGACTGGTGGGCAATGGTAGATTTGAGAATAAAATGATACTATCTAGAAAAGCATTACATCATGGATTTATGAATACAACTGACAAAAATAACACTGGTATTCATGAGTTTGTACATTTAATTGACAAGATGGACGGTAGTATTGACGGTGTACCCAAAATATTATTGACTCATCAATATGCAATTCCTTGGTTAAATATAATTCATGAAAAAATGGAAGCTATAAATAATGACAAATCAGACATAAGAGAGTATGGCGGAACAAAACAAGCCGAATTTTTTGCTGTAGCTTCAGAATATTTTTTCGAGCGTCCTGATTTATTAAAAAGGAAACATCCTAAACTTTATAAGATGATGATGGACTGTTTTAGTCTAAAAAAATAA
- the era gene encoding GTPase Era, whose product MAHKAGFVNIIGNPNVGKSTLMNAFVGERLSIITSKAQTTRHRILGIVNGEDFQVVLSDTPGIIKPAYELQASMMDFVKSAFEDADILIYMVEIGEKELKDEAFFNKIIHSKIPVLLLLNKIDKSSQEQLEEQVQLWQEKVPNAELYPISALENFNVKEVFNRIIELLPDSPPFYPKDALTDKPERFFVNETLREKILLNYDKEIPYAVEIETEEFLEDDDIIRIRAIIMVERDTQKGIIIGHKGAAIKKIGIQAREDLEKFFGKQIHIEMFVKVNKNWRSNSYQLKRFGYNNK is encoded by the coding sequence ATGGCACACAAAGCAGGCTTTGTAAACATCATTGGTAATCCAAACGTAGGTAAATCTACCTTAATGAATGCGTTTGTAGGCGAACGCCTTTCTATTATTACGAGTAAAGCACAAACCACACGTCACCGTATACTAGGTATTGTAAACGGAGAAGATTTTCAAGTAGTATTATCCGACACTCCAGGTATCATTAAACCTGCCTATGAATTACAGGCAAGCATGATGGATTTCGTAAAATCGGCTTTTGAGGATGCAGATATACTTATCTACATGGTAGAAATTGGAGAGAAAGAGCTTAAAGATGAAGCCTTTTTCAATAAAATAATTCATTCTAAAATACCCGTACTACTATTACTTAATAAAATAGATAAATCCAGCCAAGAACAGCTAGAAGAGCAGGTACAGCTTTGGCAAGAAAAAGTTCCTAATGCAGAGCTTTATCCTATATCGGCACTCGAAAACTTTAATGTAAAAGAAGTTTTTAACCGTATTATAGAGCTACTACCCGATTCACCTCCTTTTTACCCTAAAGATGCTCTAACAGATAAACCAGAGCGCTTTTTTGTAAACGAGACACTTCGCGAAAAAATCTTATTGAATTATGATAAAGAAATACCTTATGCTGTAGAAATAGAGACAGAGGAGTTTTTAGAAGATGACGATATCATTCGCATACGTGCCATAATTATGGTAGAGCGCGATACTCAAAAAGGAATTATAATAGGACATAAAGGTGCTGCTATAAAAAAAATAGGCATACAAGCACGTGAAGACCTCGAAAAATTCTTTGGCAAACAAATACATATAGAAATGTTTGTGAAAGTAAATAAAAACTGGAGAAGCAATAGCTATCAGCTAAAACGTTTCGGATATAATAATAAATAG
- the der gene encoding ribosome biogenesis GTPase Der, translating to MNNIVAIVGRPNVGKSTFFNRLIQRREAIVDSISGVTRDRNYGKSEWNGKEFSVIDTGGYIKGSDDVFEGEIRRQVELAIDEADVIVFVVDVEEGITPMDEEVAKLLRKVTKPILLAVNKVDNAMREKDAIEFYNLGLGDYYTFAGMSGSGTGDLLDALVELLPDAQEPDENAEELPRFAVVGRPNAGKSSFINALIGEERFVVTDIAGTTRDAIDTTYNRFGFEFKLVDTAGIRRKAKVKEDLEFYSVMRSVRAIEHSDICILVIDATRGFEGQDQSIFWLAEKNRKGVVILVNKWDLVEKETMTTRDYELKIREELQPFDDVPILFVSAITKQRLLKALETAVEVFENRKQRIATSKFNEVMLPIIEHNPPPALKGKYVKIKFCMQLPTPTPQFVFFCNLPQYVKEPYKRYLENKMRDIYNLSGVPIDIYFRQK from the coding sequence ATGAATAATATCGTAGCCATAGTAGGACGCCCCAATGTAGGGAAATCGACTTTTTTTAACCGTCTGATACAGCGTCGTGAAGCTATTGTAGATTCTATTAGCGGAGTAACCCGCGACAGAAACTATGGTAAGAGTGAATGGAATGGAAAAGAATTTTCGGTTATAGATACCGGAGGATACATAAAAGGGTCTGATGATGTTTTTGAAGGCGAAATACGCAGACAGGTAGAGCTTGCTATAGACGAGGCTGATGTTATTGTATTTGTAGTAGATGTAGAAGAAGGCATTACCCCAATGGATGAGGAAGTTGCTAAACTGCTTCGCAAAGTTACTAAACCTATACTACTTGCCGTAAACAAGGTAGATAATGCTATGCGCGAAAAAGATGCCATAGAATTTTACAACCTTGGGCTTGGCGATTACTATACTTTTGCTGGAATGAGTGGCTCTGGTACAGGAGATTTACTAGATGCTCTAGTTGAATTATTACCTGATGCGCAAGAGCCTGATGAAAATGCCGAAGAACTTCCTCGCTTTGCTGTAGTAGGACGTCCTAATGCTGGTAAATCATCATTTATTAATGCTCTTATTGGCGAAGAACGTTTCGTGGTTACTGATATTGCTGGTACTACTCGCGATGCTATAGACACTACCTATAATCGTTTTGGGTTTGAATTTAAATTAGTAGATACAGCAGGAATACGCCGTAAAGCTAAAGTAAAAGAAGACTTAGAGTTCTACTCTGTAATGCGATCTGTAAGAGCTATAGAACATAGTGATATATGTATATTAGTAATTGATGCTACACGCGGATTTGAAGGACAAGACCAAAGTATTTTTTGGCTTGCCGAAAAAAACCGTAAAGGTGTAGTTATACTAGTAAACAAATGGGATTTGGTAGAAAAAGAAACCATGACTACACGTGATTATGAACTAAAAATACGTGAAGAATTGCAACCATTTGACGATGTGCCTATTCTTTTTGTCTCTGCTATAACCAAACAACGTTTACTAAAAGCACTAGAAACAGCTGTTGAAGTTTTTGAAAACAGAAAACAACGTATTGCTACCTCTAAGTTTAACGAAGTTATGTTACCTATTATAGAACATAACCCGCCACCAGCACTAAAAGGTAAATATGTAAAAATTAAGTTCTGTATGCAGTTACCTACCCCTACTCCGCAGTTTGTATTCTTTTGCAACCTGCCACAGTATGTAAAGGAACCTTACAAACGCTATCTTGAAAATAAAATGAGAGACATATATAATCTTTCGGGTGTACCGATAGATATATATTTCCGTCAGAAATAA